In Streptomyces rapamycinicus NRRL 5491, the genomic stretch CGCGAACTCCGGGCCCAGCAGATCGCCCAGCGAGACCGTGCGCCCGCCCTGCTCCACCACCCCGATCGTCTGCGCGGCGGCCAGCTGCCGGCTCAGCCGCCGCGCGATCCAGCGCAGCGGCTGATAGACGGGCTCGATCGTGCCGAGGTCGGGACAGGTGCCCACGATCACCTCGCAGCCCGTCTCGCGCAGCCTGCGCACCGCGTCCGACAGCAGCCGCACCGACTTGGCGGGCGGCATTCGCCGGGTGACGTCATTGGCGCCGATCATGATCACGCATACGTCGGGGAGCAGATCCGGATCCTCCAGCACCAGCGTGACCTGGCGCTCCAGATCGCTGGACTGCGCCCCCGGCAGCGCCACGTTCCGCAGGTCCACCGGGCGCTCCGCGACCGCCGCCAGCCCCGAGGCGAGCAGCGCGCCCGGTGTCTGACTAGGGCGGTGGACGCCCTGCCCGGCGGCCGTGGAGTCGCCGAGAAAGGCCAGCCGCAGTGGTGGCTGGCCGGTCCTGCGGGCGAATGCGAAGCCATATCGGCCGTCCGCGCGCGGAGGCGGATCGTCCGACCCGCCCACGACCCGCTTCGCATGGGACACCTCGGTGAGCACCAGCACGGCGGTCACCCCGCCCAGCAGCCCGATCCCGCCGCCCCCGTACGCCGCCGCGGCGGCGATCCGCCGCGCCACCCTCGCCCTCGACATCGACATGGGTTCAGCCCACCTCCGTCCGCACGCGCACGCGCTTCTTTCTCCTTTGTACGCCTTGCTAACAACTTGTTGCCCCGTGCAGGCTTCGTCCCAACGCGCCGGTCGGAGGGCGGCAGCGCGCAATAAGCTGACAGCAAGGCCCCGCGACGGCGGCCGCCCCGACGCGGAGATCCCGCGGAACCGGACCAGGAGCAGGTGTGCAGTACTACG encodes the following:
- a CDS encoding SGNH/GDSL hydrolase family protein; translation: MSMSRARVARRIAAAAAYGGGGIGLLGGVTAVLVLTEVSHAKRVVGGSDDPPPRADGRYGFAFARRTGQPPLRLAFLGDSTAAGQGVHRPSQTPGALLASGLAAVAERPVDLRNVALPGAQSSDLERQVTLVLEDPDLLPDVCVIMIGANDVTRRMPPAKSVRLLSDAVRRLRETGCEVIVGTCPDLGTIEPVYQPLRWIARRLSRQLAAAQTIGVVEQGGRTVSLGDLLGPEFAANPRELFGPDNYHPSAEGYATAAMAVLPTLCDSLGLWPEEAPEMLDEGILPVATAAAEAAAEGGTEVTAARGPWARLLRRQGPAKKEPAAVSGSPDTPSPASPPPSGC